Sequence from the Candidatus Zixiibacteriota bacterium genome:
CCTTTGCCGGGCTGAAGCCCGCGACGCATACGGGCTTCTACATCGGCTTCGGTATCGGCTGGGGCAGCTTGAAAATGGAACTAGATGATGAAAACGACAACCTGTCATTCATTACGGACGCCGAAAGCGGCGGCGCCGGCAATTTCCGGATCGGCGGCGCGCTCAGCCAGAAGCTACTGTTGGGCGCGGAAGGCAACTCGTGGGTGAAAGACTATGAGATTGAGTACGGCGGCGGCACATCCGAAGCCAGCGTCGTGATTTCGAATCTCGCCCTGGCGTTGACTTACTACCCGGCCGAGCAATTCTTCATCAAGGGCGGTCCGGCGATCGCGCAGGCGACGCTGGAATTCGACGTTCCCGGCACGATTTTCGCGGGCAAGGTCGAGGATACCGGCGGCGGGCTGATGGTAGGCGCAGGTGGCGGATTCCGTGTCACCAACAAGTTTGCCATCGTGCCGTCGGCGCAGTGGACGTGGCAGGCGTTTGAAGATTACAAGATCAACGTGTTTTCGCTCACGCTGGGCGTGGGTTGGTTCTGGTAGCAGGACGTTCGGCAGAGTATCCGGCGGGTCTCTGCGGCAGGGGTTGGAGATGTCGGGGGTAACAATTGAGACCTGCCCGACGCATGCTCGTAATGTGACGAAAGCGTCAGGTCACCTCGCGCGGGAGGGGGTGTGGTACTTCCGGATTGAGGGCGAGCGAGAAGACCAGATGCAACGTTTTAACGTGAGCCGACTGAAGTCGGTGCTACAGTTTCGAGCCCACTGTAATCCCTCGTTCCTTGGGCACGCGCCGCGATCGCCGAGGGTGATACGATACTGGGGATGAAGATTAGCGAAAGGGGCTTCGTTATAGTAGCCGTAGGGTTAGGCGTGGTTTGCATCTGTGCGACCCTCTTGGTCGTGCTTGGGGTGCTGCCTTATGAGTTTTGACGCGCGCGGTAGTAGTGACGCGAGGATGAACGCCCCCTCACCCCCGCCCCCTCTCCCAAGAGGAGATGAGAGATGGAGTCATTGCCGCGCCATCGGGAATCCAGGTTGGTGCGGTTTATCGGTAGTGAAAGCTGTAAGTCTCTGCGGCAGGGGTTGGGGATGTCGGGAGCAACAATTGAGACCTGCCTTACGCATGCCTCTGGAACCAGGGATGACGCGATGAGGGGACTTGCCCTACGGAACCAACCTCGTTGGCCGAGTGACGGCTTGACAAACCCGCCCCAAACGCGTATATTGCAATAATTGTAGATCCCTATAAACCATTTTCACCGCAGTTGCCGCAATCAAGCGGCGGCGAAGGAACCCATGCCAAAGTATGTCATTGAGCGGATTATTCCCGGGGCCGGAAAACTCACCGGAGCGGAGTTGCGCGCCATTTCCCAGAAATCGTGCGGCGTGCTGGAACAGATGGGGCCGAGCATCCAGTGGCTCCACAGTTACGTTACCGACGATAAGATCTACTGTATCTATCGCGCCCCGAATGAGGCGACGGTACGCGAGCATGCCACGCGCGGCGGCTTCCCTGCCGACTCGGTCGCCACGGTGCGCGCACTGATCGAGCCGACGACCGCCGAGTAGATGCCCCAAAAGCCAAGCGCCCCGTCTCCCGACGGGGCGCTGAGTCTTCACTTGTGTTTAGCGAATTTTCGCTTCCTGCTTCTTTCGAAAACAGTTCGGGAAAATTACTTCAGCATCAGCATCTTCTTGGTCGCGGTGAAGTCGCCCGCGTTCAATTTGTAGAAGTAGACGCCCGATGCCACGGTATGGCCGGTATTATCAGTGCCGTCCCAGGTGACGGTCTGGTAACCCGCGCGCATATCGGTGTCGACGAGGGTCTTCACGTGCTGGCCGAGGACATTGTAAATCGAAAGATTTACTTTAGCCGCGGTCGGCAGCGCAAAGCTGACCTGCGTTGACGGGTTGAACGGATTCGGCACGTTTTGCGACAGACTAAACTCCGTCGGCAGCGCGAGATTCGGAGTGCGCGCGTTCAGGCTGACCTGACCGCCCACAAATTCCGGAGTGAGATCGCGAACATGCGGAACGCCGTCGACATACTCGTTGTACACGAACATCAGTTCGTGACTTGGATCTGCGCTGGCAAACGTGCCGATTTCGACCGACTGCAGGGTCGGATCGTCAAGTTTGAAGTGCAGATGCGCCACGGTGTTGCCACCGCCGGCGGCCGGTTTCAGGTACGGGTTCTGCTGCGGAGCATTTACCATCTTGACCAAACCGATCGTCACGCGATGATTCTCGCTGTCGATATTCGCGATTTTGACATCGAAATCGGCGACAGCGGTGTTCTCGAATGAAACCTGAGTCAAGGTCACGCCCGCGGAGTAGGTTAGCGGAATATCCATTGCCGCCAAGTCCTCATCATGGCTGATCAGAACCGGAATCACAAATTCCGATTCTGAAATGAACGAGGCCTCACCAACTCGGAACAGGTCCCGGTTTCCGGCATCCTTGGCCAGCAAAGCCGGCACGACGAGTAATGAAAGTGCGAGCACCAGCGTAATAAAACGCTTCATTCAGAATCACCCCCTCACAGGGTTAGGGTTAAGGGTTTGCTGGTTTCTGCTACTCATATCGAAACTACTTTGGCTCCAAGACATCTGTGATGTAAGACGCCACAATGGCGAAATCGTTAAGTACATTGGTAAATGTGCGAAGTCAGCTATGTGGGCGGTGACGGGGTGGAGAGGTATTCCCGTGCTATCTCAATCTACGAGCCGCCGGAATTCTTGTCAACTGTTTTTATCCGAACCCCAACGCCTTACGGGCGTCCTCCGACATCTTGTCGGGGGTCCAGAGAGGTTCCCAGACGATATTGACGACGGCGTCTTTGATCCCCTCGACCTGCAGCAGCCGCGTACGGATATCCTCGCGGATCATGCCGGACATGCTGCAGCCGGGAGCGGTTAACGTAAAGTCAACTTCCACGATGTCGTCGTCCTTGATCCGGACGTCATAGACCAGTCCGAGATCGACGATATTAACCGGGATTTCGGGATCGTAGCATTCGCGCAGAGCATCGTAAACGGCAGACTCGTTAATCAATGGACTTCCCATCGTTTCGCGGTTCGTTGTCAGGGCCGGTTCCATGCGATTATACTTCCCATAACAGATCGCGGCACCGGCGGTTCCGTACATATACGGGTGCAATTTCTTGGTTTGCGGCCAAATCTTGCGTCGGTTGCCTGCCATTTCTTCAAACTGATTAGTTGCTTTCTGCCCTCTTTGTACCCGTCAGAGTTTGCCCGGTTTCAAATTTTTTCCGGGCAAGCGGGAATCATCGCAGCGCCAGCGACCCCAGGAATTTTGCCGCCTCGTAACGATTAGCACCGCGCATGTCGAAGCGGGTCAGCAGCAGGCGGTCGGAGCCGGTAAGCGGCGGCTGGAGCAAGCCCCGCTTCGTGGTAAAGCCAATCTCATAGCCGACTTCGGCCGCGAGGGCGGCAACCTCCCCTGTCACCGAACCGGCAGGGTAGCAGATGGCCCGAATCGTCTTGCCAAGATTGGTTTCGAGGCAGGCTTTGCTTTCTTCGAGCTCGCGGCGGACCGCCTCCGGGGTCATCCGCCCCAATTTACCGTGCGAGGCGCCATGCGATTCGACAGCGATACCCTTCCCCTGCAGGAACCGCAACTGCTCCCAGGTCATGCACTCGATGCCGAGGGTGTAGTCGCTTCCAGTGATCGCCTCCAGTTCGGCCAGCACCGGCTCAATGTCAGGCTCGGCGAGTGCATCGAGCGCGATGTTGAACCGCCAGCAGGCCTGGGCACGACGCGAGCCAGTATCCAGATTGAGGTCATCCAGCCAATGGCGACGCGGTTCCGGGAAGTTCTGTGTCAATTTCCTGATGCGGGGCCAGTCCGCAATCACCGCACGATGAAATGCGTTCGACACGCGCAGATGCCAGAAACGCCGGTGCGATTCGACGTAATCGGTCGGCGCAAACACGACCGCCGGGCAGTCATAACGCGCCAGTACCGGAAAGGCCTCGGTCACAAATTCCGAGT
This genomic interval carries:
- a CDS encoding outer membrane beta-barrel protein, producing FAGLKPATHTGFYIGFGIGWGSLKMELDDENDNLSFITDAESGGAGNFRIGGALSQKLLLGAEGNSWVKDYEIEYGGGTSEASVVISNLALALTYYPAEQFFIKGGPAIAQATLEFDVPGTIFAGKVEDTGGGLMVGAGGGFRVTNKFAIVPSAQWTWQAFEDYKINVFSLTLGVGWFW
- a CDS encoding DUF4242 domain-containing protein, encoding MPKYVIERIIPGAGKLTGAELRAISQKSCGVLEQMGPSIQWLHSYVTDDKIYCIYRAPNEATVREHATRGGFPADSVATVRALIEPTTAE
- a CDS encoding T9SS type A sorting domain-containing protein; protein product: MKRFITLVLALSLLVVPALLAKDAGNRDLFRVGEASFISESEFVIPVLISHDEDLAAMDIPLTYSAGVTLTQVSFENTAVADFDVKIANIDSENHRVTIGLVKMVNAPQQNPYLKPAAGGGNTVAHLHFKLDDPTLQSVEIGTFASADPSHELMFVYNEYVDGVPHVRDLTPEFVGGQVSLNARTPNLALPTEFSLSQNVPNPFNPSTQVSFALPTAAKVNLSIYNVLGQHVKTLVDTDMRAGYQTVTWDGTDNTGHTVASGVYFYKLNAGDFTATKKMLMLK
- a CDS encoding metal-sulfur cluster assembly factor, with protein sequence MGSPLINESAVYDALRECYDPEIPVNIVDLGLVYDVRIKDDDIVEVDFTLTAPGCSMSGMIREDIRTRLLQVEGIKDAVVNIVWEPLWTPDKMSEDARKALGFG
- a CDS encoding polysaccharide deacetylase family protein, yielding MATVATQDSQIEREAIPKVYQPHTLRRLAGRLLSRPAYFCGLWYLLHRAVPTLRGRKLLVVFTFHRVTNDDPEIQHLVTYDRGTASAVFDAQIGQIRNYFDVLNLSQFIEIIVGKTAPQSHSCLLTFDDADSEFVTEAFPVLARYDCPAVVFAPTDYVESHRRFWHLRVSNAFHRAVIADWPRIRKLTQNFPEPRRHWLDDLNLDTGSRRAQACWRFNIALDALAEPDIEPVLAELEAITGSDYTLGIECMTWEQLRFLQGKGIAVESHGASHGKLGRMTPEAVRRELEESKACLETNLGKTIRAICYPAGSVTGEVAALAAEVGYEIGFTTKRGLLQPPLTGSDRLLLTRFDMRGANRYEAAKFLGSLALR